From Riemerella anatipestifer ATCC 11845 = DSM 15868, a single genomic window includes:
- a CDS encoding PA3715 family protein produces MQTNFGLKFIFLLSFLFISTFSFSQVKDAVLLDKVLKELKLDESEIHMELVADKILPFSVDKTFFVIPKYRTKEKDEYGFYFYEFDAHVIIADNKNGKILNKFYEPNAWTSDAINLNNISIDTGLYNLNKKTRAVGVRVNYTGSSRPNPYNQTDLSLFITENDKLKRVLKNFTVSEFHGEWDTNCSGKYEEVNSNIDIGKTMNNGFYNLIIKSKIKKTQNIPTNNDCVEKIKTHQRVKNLKFNGIEYH; encoded by the coding sequence ATGCAAACGAATTTCGGATTAAAATTTATTTTCTTGCTGAGTTTTCTATTCATCTCAACTTTTTCCTTTTCACAAGTAAAGGATGCTGTGCTTTTGGATAAAGTATTGAAGGAATTAAAACTAGATGAGAGTGAAATACATATGGAATTAGTAGCGGACAAAATTCTCCCTTTTTCCGTGGACAAAACTTTCTTTGTTATTCCAAAATACAGAACGAAAGAGAAAGACGAGTATGGCTTTTATTTTTATGAATTTGATGCCCATGTAATCATCGCTGATAATAAAAATGGGAAAATATTGAATAAGTTTTATGAACCAAATGCTTGGACTTCGGATGCTATAAATCTGAATAATATAAGTATTGATACAGGTTTGTACAATTTAAATAAAAAGACAAGAGCTGTAGGAGTAAGGGTAAATTATACAGGAAGTAGTAGACCTAACCCCTATAATCAAACGGATTTATCTCTATTTATCACAGAAAATGATAAGTTAAAGCGGGTTTTAAAGAACTTTACCGTTTCAGAATTTCATGGAGAATGGGATACCAATTGTAGTGGAAAATATGAAGAAGTTAATTCTAATATTGATATTGGTAAAACTATGAATAATGGTTTCTATAATCTAATCATCAAATCAAAAATTAAAAAGACACAAAATATTCCAACGAATAATGATTGTGTTGAAAAGATAAAAACTCATCAAAGAGTAAAAAACTTAAAGTTTAATGGAATAGAATATCATTGA
- the frr gene encoding ribosome recycling factor, whose protein sequence is MEEIQLILDNARQEMDAAIKHLEHAFLKIRAGRASTAMVQDVMVEYYGSPTPLNQVANVSIPDAMTIAIQPWDRSAIKDIEKGIINSNLGFAPSNNGDTIILNVPPLTEERRKDLAKQAKAEAEQTKVTVRNARQDAMKDLKKLDGVSEDIIKDTENEVQQLTDKYISTIDDHYKHKEVDIMKI, encoded by the coding sequence ATGGAAGAGATACAGTTGATATTAGACAATGCTCGTCAGGAAATGGACGCTGCGATTAAACACCTAGAACACGCTTTCTTAAAGATTAGAGCTGGGCGTGCTTCTACGGCTATGGTACAAGATGTAATGGTGGAATACTATGGTAGCCCTACTCCTCTTAACCAAGTTGCGAATGTTTCTATCCCTGATGCGATGACTATTGCTATCCAGCCTTGGGACAGATCGGCTATTAAGGATATAGAGAAAGGGATTATTAACTCTAACTTAGGGTTTGCTCCGTCTAACAATGGTGATACTATTATCCTAAATGTACCCCCGCTAACTGAAGAGAGAAGAAAAGACCTTGCAAAGCAAGCTAAAGCGGAAGCGGAACAGACTAAAGTAACTGTAAGAAATGCAAGACAAGATGCAATGAAAGACCTTAAGAAGCTAGATGGGGTATCCGAAGATATTATTAAAGATACCGAAAACGAGGTTCAGCAGCTTACAGATAAGTACATTAGTACGATAGACGACCACTACAAACACAAAGAAGTAGATATTATGAAAATATAA